A genomic region of Deinococcus sp. KSM4-11 contains the following coding sequences:
- the aroA gene encoding 3-phosphoshikimate 1-carboxyvinyltransferase, with protein sequence MSADGLPERFDVIVHPVKELRGELRAQPSKNYTTRYLLAAALAQGETRVVGVATSEDAQAMLRCLEDWGAGVELVGDDAVIRGFGASPRADVTLNPGNAGAVARFLMGVAALTTGTTFVTDYAESLGKRPQGDLLAALERLGAKVDSREGRLPIQISGPVRGGVVEVAAEKSSQYASALMFLGPLLPEGLNLRLTGTIKSHAPLRQTLDTLAAFGIRTTAREDLSRIDIPGGQVYRPGRVLVPGDYPGSAALLAAAAMIPGELRLSNLRERDLQGEREAVAVLQEMGADIRREGDTLIVRGGQPLHAVTRDGDGFTDAVQALTAAAASASGTTTWENVSTLRLKECDRISDTRGELERLGLSAAETGDSLSVTGSQGIAGGVTADGHGDHRMIMLLTLLGLRAEAPLTITGAHHIRKSYPLFFRHLETLGATFEYRPTDAP encoded by the coding sequence ATGAGTGCCGATGGTCTGCCCGAACGGTTCGACGTGATCGTTCACCCCGTCAAGGAATTGCGTGGGGAACTGCGGGCCCAGCCCAGCAAGAACTACACGACCCGCTACCTGCTCGCGGCGGCCCTGGCGCAGGGAGAGACGCGGGTGGTGGGCGTGGCGACCAGCGAGGACGCGCAGGCCATGCTGCGCTGTCTGGAAGACTGGGGCGCCGGAGTCGAGCTGGTCGGCGACGATGCCGTGATCCGGGGCTTCGGCGCCTCCCCGCGCGCGGACGTGACCTTAAATCCCGGCAACGCGGGCGCTGTGGCCCGCTTTCTGATGGGCGTGGCCGCCCTGACCACCGGCACGACCTTCGTCACGGACTACGCGGAGTCGCTGGGCAAGCGGCCGCAGGGCGACCTGCTGGCCGCGCTGGAACGCCTGGGCGCGAAGGTCGACAGCCGGGAGGGCAGGCTGCCCATCCAGATCAGCGGCCCGGTGCGGGGCGGCGTGGTCGAGGTCGCGGCCGAGAAGTCCAGCCAGTACGCCTCGGCTCTGATGTTCCTGGGCCCGTTGCTGCCCGAGGGCCTGAACCTGCGCCTGACGGGAACCATCAAGAGTCACGCGCCACTTCGGCAGACGCTGGATACCCTGGCGGCCTTCGGGATCCGGACGACCGCGCGGGAGGATCTGAGCCGCATCGACATCCCCGGCGGGCAGGTCTACCGGCCGGGTCGGGTGCTGGTGCCTGGCGACTACCCGGGGTCTGCCGCCCTGCTGGCCGCTGCCGCCATGATCCCCGGCGAATTGCGCCTCTCGAACCTGCGCGAGCGTGACCTGCAGGGCGAGCGCGAGGCCGTGGCCGTCCTGCAGGAGATGGGCGCGGACATCCGCCGGGAAGGCGACACCCTGATCGTGCGGGGCGGCCAGCCCCTGCATGCGGTCACGCGCGACGGGGACGGCTTCACCGACGCGGTGCAGGCGCTCACGGCAGCGGCGGCCAGCGCCTCGGGCACCACGACCTGGGAGAACGTGTCCACGCTGCGCCTGAAAGAGTGCGACCGCATCAGCGACACCCGCGGCGAACTGGAGCGCCTGGGCCTGAGCGCTGCCGAGACCGGAGATTCACTGAGCGTCACGGGTTCGCAGGGAATCGCGGGCGGAGTCACGGCGGACGGGCATGGCGACCACCGTATGATCATGCTGCTCACCCTGCTGGGCCTGCGGGCCGAGGCCCCACTCACGATCACCGGCGCGCACCACATCCGCAAGAGTTACCCGCTGTTTTTCCGTCACCTCGAGACGCTGGGCGCGACCTTCGAGTACCGGCCGACCGACGCGCCCTGA
- a CDS encoding catalase: MSDDKTFKPSEPTDLQTPKKSTTALTNAQGDPVASNENSITAGPRGPVLLQDHHLLERMAHFNRERVPERVVHAKGSGAFGTFRVTRAIPELTIAHLFQKEGTECRMLARFSTVAGEKGFADTVRDPRGFALKMYTEDGNWDLVGNNTPVFFVRDPVKFQDFIHSQKRHPATGRRSETMMFDFWGLRPETLHQTLYIFGDRGIPRGYRFMNGYSSHTYSLWNAKGERVYVKWHFHTQQGVQNLTEEEATEIAGKNPDFAFQDLHDAIERGDFPKWKVSLQVMPEAEADTYHINPFDLTKVWPHADYPLMEVGEFELNENPTNYFAQIEQAAFEPNNMPRGFGASPDKMLQGRLMSYADAHRYRIGINYAELPVNKAVAPVHTYHRDGHLRFDGNFGDAPVYEPNSFGGPVASGEAVQEPPRKLTGAADRYGWPETDEDYFAQPGALFRLMKPDEQKRVYGNYARHLGATPAFIQDRYLGHLDKVDPNLGQGVRDAIATMKAESKPELKTVLVEEHTYAAGGTLRPQPQAVGTDD; encoded by the coding sequence ATGAGCGACGACAAGACCTTCAAACCCAGCGAACCGACTGACCTGCAAACTCCGAAGAAGAGCACCACGGCGCTCACCAACGCGCAGGGCGACCCGGTCGCCAGCAACGAGAACTCCATAACTGCCGGGCCGCGCGGACCGGTGCTGTTGCAGGATCACCACCTGCTCGAGCGCATGGCGCACTTCAACCGTGAGCGCGTCCCCGAACGGGTCGTGCATGCCAAGGGCAGCGGCGCCTTCGGCACGTTCCGCGTCACCCGCGCCATTCCCGAACTGACCATCGCGCATCTGTTCCAGAAGGAGGGCACCGAGTGCCGCATGCTGGCGCGCTTCTCCACCGTGGCCGGTGAGAAGGGCTTCGCGGATACCGTGCGTGACCCGCGCGGCTTCGCCTTGAAGATGTACACCGAGGACGGCAACTGGGATCTGGTCGGCAACAACACCCCGGTGTTCTTCGTCCGCGATCCCGTCAAGTTCCAGGATTTCATCCACAGCCAGAAACGCCACCCGGCCACGGGCCGCCGCAGCGAGACGATGATGTTCGACTTCTGGGGCCTACGCCCCGAGACGCTGCACCAGACGCTGTACATCTTCGGTGATCGCGGGATTCCGCGCGGCTACCGGTTCATGAACGGCTACTCCAGCCACACGTACAGCCTGTGGAACGCCAAGGGCGAACGCGTCTACGTGAAGTGGCACTTCCACACCCAGCAGGGCGTGCAGAACCTGACGGAAGAGGAAGCGACCGAGATCGCCGGGAAGAACCCAGACTTCGCCTTCCAGGATCTGCACGACGCCATTGAGCGCGGCGACTTCCCGAAGTGGAAGGTCAGCCTCCAGGTCATGCCGGAGGCCGAGGCCGACACCTACCACATCAACCCCTTCGATCTCACGAAGGTCTGGCCGCACGCGGACTACCCGCTGATGGAGGTCGGGGAGTTCGAGCTGAACGAGAACCCGACAAACTACTTCGCCCAGATCGAGCAGGCCGCCTTCGAGCCGAACAACATGCCGCGCGGCTTCGGCGCCAGCCCCGACAAGATGCTCCAGGGCCGCCTGATGAGCTACGCCGATGCCCACCGCTACCGGATCGGCATCAACTACGCCGAACTGCCCGTGAACAAGGCCGTCGCGCCCGTCCACACCTACCACCGGGACGGCCACCTGCGGTTCGACGGCAACTTCGGGGATGCCCCGGTGTACGAGCCGAACTCCTTCGGCGGCCCGGTCGCGTCCGGCGAGGCGGTGCAGGAACCGCCCCGCAAACTGACCGGCGCTGCGGACCGTTACGGCTGGCCCGAGACGGACGAGGACTACTTCGCGCAGCCCGGCGCCCTGTTCCGCCTCATGAAACCGGACGAGCAGAAGCGCGTGTATGGCAACTATGCCCGGCATCTGGGCGCCACGCCGGCGTTCATCCAGGATCGCTACCTGGGCCACCTCGACAAGGTCGATCCGAACCTCGGCCAGGGCGTGCGCGACGCGATAGCCACGATGAAGGCCGAATCCAAGCCGGAACTGAAAACCGTGCTGGTCGAGGAGCACACGTACGCGGCTGGCGGAACCCTGAGGCCGCAGCCCCAGGCCGTCGGCACCGACGACTGA